The sequence ATCCGTTTAATGGAGTTCTCATTTGTCTACAGGATCATATGAAGAACAGGTCCACTCTCTGTTATGCTCAAATAGAGAAGGGTTGACAATCGAGGAAGTATCACGGTTATTGCATATAACCCGGACAACTGCGGCCCGGTATCTTGAGTCTCTTTTCCACGCTGGAAGGGCTGAGCGACGGTCTCTTGGACCTGCAAAAATATATCGTGCATCGTTCCGGGTTTCGAGCTCAGAAATTCTCGCTGTCCTTGATGAAGGAGTTCTCATCATTAGTCATGATGGAACAATCACTGATGTAAATCCAGCATTTTGTGAAATGCTTTTTACTTCTTGTGATACGTTGAAAGGCAGATCAATCAGATACTCTCCATTGGCTGCTATCTTTTCTGAGGAAATTCAAAAAGTACTCCTGGAACCTCCTTTACAGGCTATTGAGGGCATTTTACATCTTTCAGGACAAATGAGGGAAAAATTCCTGCGTTATCGTATATTTGCAATTCAATTGGTGGGGGATGAACGTGGATCAGTGATGATCCTTCAGGATCAAACTGAAATCCAATCAAGTAAAGAGCAGGCAAAGAGTCTTGCATCCGAGTATGAACATCAGATCTCTCTTATTCACTCTGATTTGACGAACAATCTGGAAAAAGCAAAAAGCACAGTTCGGGAGGTATCAAGTCGTGAACGAGCAATCCGTGATCTCCTGCAGAATGTTCGCGCTGTGATTCTGAAGGTAAACTCTGCCGGAAAAGTTGTTTTTTGTAATCATTATGCATCAGAGATTGTTCATCTCCATGATGGGGAGCAAGACCATCCGGCTCTATTACATACTTTGTTTCCTCATCTGGATGAACAGGGGATAGTAATTACTGATAAAATTGACCTTGTCCGAAATGGTATTTCTGATTTTTCAAGTTGGGATTCATCACTCATCATAGAAAATCAGATCTCCTCACAGATTTATTCCTGGAATCTGATACGACTCCGGAAAGGGAAGAATGGTGCTTCAATGATTCTCGCCGGATTTGATATAACAGATCTAATCACCCGTGAACGGCAGGTTGTCCAGTCGCAAAAGAGAATGGAGTGGATTTTAGATCATCTTCCTGATCCAACATTTGCCGTTGATAAGAATAAACTGATAATACTTTGGAATAAGCAACTCGAGAATATGGCCGGTCTTCAATCAGAGGAGACAATTGGAAAATCTATTGATCTTTTTGTACCAGCAATATATGGATATAGTCGCCCTGTCCTTGCAGATCTGATATTTAACAGGTATGATCCGTCAATAAATGCATTTTTTAAAAACATTGTCCAGGAAGGGGAAGCTCTTACTGCAGAGACCATCGCATACAGGCAGGATGGGAGTAAGCGGATTTACTGGGTCAAGGTTACACCATACTACACAGAGACAGGTGAACTCTCTGGAGCTATCCAGTCACTTCGTGATATTACCTCTTTCAGGGAGAATGAAGCAAAAATCAGGGATGAAGAGGAATTACTCCGAGGTATTGCTGAGCATGTTCTGGATGATATTATGGTCATCAACCGGGCGGGTATGATATTGTATGCAAATCCATCCCTGGGAAGGTTAATTGGGACCAGTCCTGAGAATCTTATCGGGGTGCACATAAGCGAGGCCCAAGAAATCCGTAAGATTTTTCCTACCTGTGATCGATTTAAGTCTGTTTTTTTGTCTGGAATACCTCTACATGAACTTTTCACTATTACTCATGATGGGGTAGAGATGCTCATGGATGCTATGTTCATTCCAGAGAAAGATAACGCAGGCCTCATCTCTGCAATTCTCATCGTGCTTCGAAATGTTACATCACTTCGGGATGAAATATACAGTCTGCAACATCGTATAACTGGATTTATCGAATCATAACCTCAATTTTTTTTGATCTGATTCGTTCAACATTTGTTTTTCTAATCAATCTACCCCTTTTTTTTATGAGTGGCTTTATTGAGATATTTCCTAACTTGTATACTCCAATTCTAATATATATCATCATGCAGTTTATACCCGAACAGCAAGGGAGGTTTAGGTCCGGCTTCCAGGGCTGTTTTATGATGGACGACGCCCTAATCTTAAGGCGTGAAGGCACGGATAGAAGATAATAAAGTCCTTCTTGGATCGGAGGGATATGCCCTCTATGAACAGAGCGGATTTGGAAGACCGCAAAAGGACGGGCTCCGTCTCTCTCCGGTAGAAGCACTCTATCTCGTGTACCGGGGAAGAATTGAGATCCCTGGGTTTGATTTTGATTCACTTCTGGTTAGGTTTTCTGAAGATGCCCATATGATCAGATCTTTTCTGGTGTATCGTGACATTCGGGAACGTGGCTATGTGGTTCAGACAGGTCCACATGATTTCCGGGTGTTTAAAAGAGGCGAAAAACCAGGAAAAGGCGAGTCACAATACATGGTCAGAGTGCTTTCCGAACGTGATCTAATTGATTTTGCCGTAGTTCAGAATGAGGTAAAAACCACACTGAATATGAGAAAGCAACACGTACTCGCCGTGGTCGATGATGAATTTGAGATAACGTACTATGAAGTAAAAATACAGAAACTCCCAAGCCTTGAAGTAACACCTGACCCAAAGCCGGCTGTTGGAATTCTTTCAAGTATATCTGTTATCATAACCGCAGATGCAGATCTCGGTTATGATCAGGCATTTTATGGAAAAAGACTTGATGAAGCAAGGATTGTCCTTGCAACGGTTGAAGCAACCTACCTGATGGAGCAGGGTCTTGTGACGATTCATCAGGGTGAGGAGATATTAACCCCTGACGGGTATTGCACCCTGATCCGTGATTCAGATCCTGAACTTGACAAAAAAATTGCTGTGTACCGCCATTTGCGGACACTCCAGTATATTCCAAAGACCGGGTATAAGTTTGGGCATCATTTCCGTGTTTATTCCGGAAGAAAAATCCATTCAGAGATGCTCGTTCAGGCAATCGACAAGGGTGAAACCCTTCCCATGAATAGTATATCACGGTCTGTACGGATGGCACATAGTGTCAAAAAGAAGATGTTATTTGCCGGTATACATGATGAGGGCATTGTCTTCATAGAATTTGCACGAATAAAACTCTAGAATCATCATGGATACTGAAGCAGTAAATCCCTGGGCATCAGACCAGTCTGTCGATATTGAGCGTCTACATGCCGAGTTCGGAATTGAGCGAATCGAAACGGTTACCAATCTTCTCCCAGACGTTCCTGATTTTATCAGAAGAGGAATTGTCTTTGGTCACCGCGATTACCATCAGATAGCGAATGCAATCAGGACCAATGAACCCTTTAATGTTATGACCGGATTTATGCCATCCGGACATCCGCATCTGGGACACCTGATGGTCATGAAAGAAGTAGTCTGGCATGTAAAGCAGGGAGGGAGGGGATATATCTGTATTGCTGATCGTGAGGCTCATGCAGTCCGGAACCTTACCTGGGAACAGTGCCGGAAATATGGTGATGAATACCTCTCCTGCCTCTATGCCCTCGGGTACCATGGAGAAACGTATGAGCAAAGTTCTAACCGGATCGTACAGGATCTTGCATTTGAAGCATCAGCCAAAGTGAATTTTTCAGAGCTCTCTGCAATTTATGGATTTACTCCTGATACCGACATCGGTCATGCTATGAGTGTCTTAACCCAGGTTGCAGATATTCTCCATCCCCAGGTGGAATCAGAACCGGCCCCGACTGTTGTGCCAGTTGGTCTTGACCAGGATCCGCATATCCGTCTTACGAGAGGGGTTGCCCATAAACTCCGGATGTTCACCGTCGAAGATCGGAATACTCATGTCAGTGTCCGGTCAAAGGAGGCCCCGGAAGAGGCGATGGAAGCGGTGCATAAGGCATTTAGGGGATCCAAACGGTACGAAGGACATATAGATATTACCGGGGTTCCTCTGGATGTCGTAAAAAAGACTATCCGGGCGATCGAGCGGACTTATGGGGGATATGGATTTGTTACTCCCTCAGCGACCTTTCAC comes from Methanospirillum hungatei and encodes:
- a CDS encoding PAS domain S-box protein — its product is MSTGSYEEQVHSLLCSNREGLTIEEVSRLLHITRTTAARYLESLFHAGRAERRSLGPAKIYRASFRVSSSEILAVLDEGVLIISHDGTITDVNPAFCEMLFTSCDTLKGRSIRYSPLAAIFSEEIQKVLLEPPLQAIEGILHLSGQMREKFLRYRIFAIQLVGDERGSVMILQDQTEIQSSKEQAKSLASEYEHQISLIHSDLTNNLEKAKSTVREVSSRERAIRDLLQNVRAVILKVNSAGKVVFCNHYASEIVHLHDGEQDHPALLHTLFPHLDEQGIVITDKIDLVRNGISDFSSWDSSLIIENQISSQIYSWNLIRLRKGKNGASMILAGFDITDLITRERQVVQSQKRMEWILDHLPDPTFAVDKNKLIILWNKQLENMAGLQSEETIGKSIDLFVPAIYGYSRPVLADLIFNRYDPSINAFFKNIVQEGEALTAETIAYRQDGSKRIYWVKVTPYYTETGELSGAIQSLRDITSFRENEAKIRDEEELLRGIAEHVLDDIMVINRAGMILYANPSLGRLIGTSPENLIGVHISEAQEIRKIFPTCDRFKSVFLSGIPLHELFTITHDGVEMLMDAMFIPEKDNAGLISAILIVLRNVTSLRDEIYSLQHRITGFIES
- the endA gene encoding tRNA-intron lyase, with product MKARIEDNKVLLGSEGYALYEQSGFGRPQKDGLRLSPVEALYLVYRGRIEIPGFDFDSLLVRFSEDAHMIRSFLVYRDIRERGYVVQTGPHDFRVFKRGEKPGKGESQYMVRVLSERDLIDFAVVQNEVKTTLNMRKQHVLAVVDDEFEITYYEVKIQKLPSLEVTPDPKPAVGILSSISVIITADADLGYDQAFYGKRLDEARIVLATVEATYLMEQGLVTIHQGEEILTPDGYCTLIRDSDPELDKKIAVYRHLRTLQYIPKTGYKFGHHFRVYSGRKIHSEMLVQAIDKGETLPMNSISRSVRMAHSVKKKMLFAGIHDEGIVFIEFARIKL
- a CDS encoding tryptophan--tRNA ligase — protein: MDTEAVNPWASDQSVDIERLHAEFGIERIETVTNLLPDVPDFIRRGIVFGHRDYHQIANAIRTNEPFNVMTGFMPSGHPHLGHLMVMKEVVWHVKQGGRGYICIADREAHAVRNLTWEQCRKYGDEYLSCLYALGYHGETYEQSSNRIVQDLAFEASAKVNFSELSAIYGFTPDTDIGHAMSVLTQVADILHPQVESEPAPTVVPVGLDQDPHIRLTRGVAHKLRMFTVEDRNTHVSVRSKEAPEEAMEAVHKAFRGSKRYEGHIDITGVPLDVVKKTIRAIERTYGGYGFVTPSATFHRFMPGLTGGKMSSSIPESIIGFYEDDKKVTKKIMSALTGGRMTLQEQKELGGEADKCPVFLLNLFHMVSDDTELAEIRRKCMAGELMCGQCKKDSAARVLAFLDEFREKMAVAADQIRSEKSC